A single Atribacteraceae bacterium DNA region contains:
- a CDS encoding TIGR02530 family flagellar biosynthesis protein: MVDKLSRFRPAIPTIPPVQPLRRLGEGPLTQREEFRNILEQEEIVFSSHARKRLEQRGISMNPAILEGLHQGMRCLEEKGGRDALLMMQDLAFVVNVPRRTVVTCIDSESRRGNVFTNIDSVVIVE; this comes from the coding sequence ATGGTCGACAAGTTAAGCCGTTTTCGTCCGGCGATCCCCACAATACCGCCGGTTCAGCCCCTCAGACGTTTGGGGGAAGGTCCCCTGACCCAGCGTGAGGAATTCCGGAATATTCTCGAGCAGGAAGAGATCGTTTTTTCTTCCCACGCCCGAAAACGCCTGGAACAGCGGGGGATCTCCATGAATCCCGCGATACTCGAGGGTCTTCACCAGGGGATGCGTTGCCTGGAGGAAAAAGGCGGACGTGACGCGCTTTTGATGATGCAGGATTTGGCTTTTGTCGTCAACGTTCCACGCCGGACGGTCGTCACCTGTATCGATTCGGAAAGTCGGCGGGGGAACGTCTTCACCAATATCGACAGCGTTGTAATTGTAGAATAG
- a CDS encoding flagellar hook capping FlgD N-terminal domain-containing protein, whose translation MFVSTLPVSGWQEISPSESRGKNTLDRHDFLQLLVLQLRHQNPLEPMNEREFGAQLAQYSTLEEMQNTNKTLSMLLFLEAGGMIGKTVHLRDGNAGKVNGVILRDQEAFLEVNGKRYPMRDIVGVEG comes from the coding sequence ATGTTTGTATCGACTCTTCCGGTCAGTGGCTGGCAGGAAATATCGCCCTCCGAAAGCAGAGGGAAGAACACCTTGGATCGGCATGATTTTCTCCAGCTGCTCGTATTGCAGCTCCGGCATCAGAATCCTCTGGAACCGATGAACGAAAGGGAATTCGGCGCGCAACTCGCCCAGTATTCGACGCTGGAAGAGATGCAGAATACCAATAAAACCCTCTCCATGCTGCTCTTTCTGGAAGCGGGGGGAATGATTGGGAAAACCGTGCACTTGAGAGATGGGAATGCCGGAAAAGTCAACGGGGTGATTCTCCGGGACCAGGAAGCGTTCCTTGAGGTGAACGGAAAGAGGTACCCGATGCGAGACATTGTCGGAGTGGAGGGTTGA